The Glycine soja cultivar W05 chromosome 8, ASM419377v2, whole genome shotgun sequence genome has a window encoding:
- the LOC114423647 gene encoding trypsin inhibitor A — protein sequence MKSTIFFALFLFCAFTTSYLPSAIADFVLDNEGNPLENGGTYYILSDITAFGGIRAAPTGNERCPLTVVQSRNELDKGIGTIISSPYRIRFIAEGHPLSLKFDSFAVIMLCVGIPTEWSVVEDLPEGPAVKIGENKDAMDGWFRLERVSDDEFNNYKLVFCPQQAEDDKCGDIGISIDHDDGTRRLVVSKNKPLVVQFQKLDKESLAKKNHGLSRSE from the coding sequence ATGAAGAGCACCATCTTCTttgctctctttctcttttgtgcctTCACCACCTCATACCTACCTTCAGCCATCGCTGATTTCGTGCTCGATAATGAAGGTAACCCTCTTGAAAATGGTGGCACATATTATATCTTGTCAGACATAACAGCATTTGGTGGAATAAGAGCAGCCCCAACGGGAAATGAAAGATGCCCTCTCACTGTGGTGCAATCTCGCAATGAGCTCGACAAAGGGATTGGAACAATCATCTCGTCCCCATATCGAATCCGTTTTATCGCCGAAGGCCATCCTTTGAGCCTTAAGTTCGATTCATTTGCAGTTATAATGCTGTGTGTTGGAATTCCTACCGAGTGGTCTGTTGTGGAGGATCTACCAGAAGGACCTGCTGTTAAAATTGGTGAGAACAAAGATGCAATGGATGGTTGGTTTAGACTTGAGAGAGTTTCTGATGATGAATTCAATAACTATAAGCTTGTGTTCTGTCCACAGCAAGCTGAGGATGACAAATGTGGGGATATTGGGATTAGTATTGATCATGATGATGGAACCAGGCGTTTGGTGGTGTCTAAGAACAAACCGTTAGTGGTTCAGTTTCAAAAACTTGATAAAGAATCACTGGCCAAGAAAAATCATGGCCTTTCTCGCAGTGAGTGA
- the LOC114423649 gene encoding trypsin inhibitor A-like — protein MKNTTSFALFLLCAFFTSYLPSATGAFVLDSDGNPLENGGTYYVPAPNNCGGIEYTTSGNETCPITVVQHHDPTCKGFPITISSPARIRYISEGLNVNIGFTFRPPPCAPSSLWTVLKDQSEHPDPYEGVILPVKLNNEDNSNNTVPGWFKIQKLPLDFITTYYIVFCPLDQSPCWSVGSNFDQYGNRRLVVAQFARRQDIEFQKLSYASRSTHSSA, from the coding sequence ATGAAGAACACTACCTCGTTCGCTCTCTTTCTACTTTGTGCCTTCTTCACCTCATACCTACCTTCAGCCACCGGTGCTTTTGTGCTTGACAGTGATGGAAACCCTCTTGAAAATGGTGGCACATACTATGTGCCAGCACCAAATAACTGCGGTGGAATAGAATACACTACATCAGGAAACGAAACTTGCCCTATCACTGTTGTGCAACATCACGACCCAACCTGTAAGGGGTTTCCGATAACGATTTCGTCCCCGGCCCGAATCCGTTACATCTCCGAAGGCCTTAATGTGAACATAGGGTTCACTTTCAGACCCCCTCCGTGTGCCCCCTCTTCTTTGTGGACTGTTCTCAAGGATCAATCTGAACACCCAGACCCCTACGAAGGAGTAATATTGCCTGTTAAACTTAATAATGAGGACAACAGCAACAATACAGTTCCCGGTTGGTTTAAAATTCAGAAACTTCCCTTGGACTTTATTACAACCTACTACATTGTGTTCTGTCCACTTGACCAAAGCCCATGTTGGAGTGTTGGCTCTAATTTCGACCAATACGGAAACAGGCGTTTGGTCGTGGCTCAGTTTGCGCGGCGCCAAGACATAGAGTTTCAGAAACTTTCATACGCATCAAGATCAACTCATTCTTCTGCATGA